The proteins below are encoded in one region of Rana temporaria chromosome 2, aRanTem1.1, whole genome shotgun sequence:
- the LACC1 gene encoding purine nucleoside phosphorylase LACC1 produces the protein MVEESVNEEVVLIDLFDSGYHIDVDKHKALNHVWTIIKKRYSTNVPFTFFMCHQKASCEGSNPNLLSEATEAHFDYLKNGYKVVKDSNMAAILYSIKQEIDALDINKILLILPQERRIQMDIYVENMFTPVYEFMLECYKMHCEMDNITPPCNAKQTSNGISDEDYKVIARKNMRTYFQSLPALKGDLVILKSQLIPEETFLHGFTTRCGGITPIPTLSGLNLFCSPKRKDPKAVVEENFCRLGKAAGFDPQTYVPIKVDHAAIVKILGKTEPERYDGIITNQKGVTIAAPGADCIPILFCDPVKKACGAAHSGWKGTLLGVSMATVNTMVSEYQCDMKDILVVLGPSVGPCCFTLKREEARAFHDIDPQCVRQIESPRPYVDIRRATRILLERGGILPHNIQDDTIADKSQNVTLCTSCHPEKFFSHVRDGENFGTQICFIAIRE, from the exons ATGGTTGAAGAAAGCGTCAATGAAGAGGTAGTACTGATAGATCTCTTTGACTCAGGCTATCACATAGATGTTGACAAACATAAAGCTTTGAACCACGTATGGACAATCATCAAAAAAAGATACAGCACAAATGTTCCATTTACCTTCTTTATGTGCCACCAGAAAGCTTCTTGTGAGGGCAGTAATCCAAATTTATTATCTGAGGCCACAGAAGCACATTTTGATTACTTGAAAAATGGATACAAGGTGGTGAAAGACTCCAACATGGCTGCAATACTTTATTCCATTAAACAAGAAATTGATGCACTGGATATAAATAAGATTCTCCTCATTCTGCCTCAGGAAAGGAGGATACAAATGGATATTTATGTGGAAAATATGTTTACTCCCGTCTATGAATTCATGTTAGAATGTTATAAAATGCACTGTGAAATGGATAACATTACACCCCCCTGTAATGCCAAACAAACCAGCAATGGCATTTCTGATGAGGACTATAAAGTGATTGCAAGGAAGAACATGCGGACATATTTTCAAAGCTTGCCTGCTCTGAAAGGGGATCTAGTCATTCTTAAATCACAGCTTATTCCAG AAGAGACCTTTCTGCATGGCTTTACGACAAGATGTGGCGGTATAACCCCCATTCCGACTCTTAGTGGATTAAATCTTTTCTGCAGTCCCAAGAGGAAAGATCCAAAAGCAGTTGTTGAAGAGAACTTTTGTCGCCTGGGGAAAGCTGCAGGATTTGATCCTCAGACTTATGTTCCAATAAAG GTTGACCATGCAGCGATTGTGAAAATACTTGGGAAAACAGAACCAGAAAGATATGATGGAATAATCACCAACCAGAAAGGAGTTACAATTGCTGCCCCTGGTGCAGACTGTATTCCAATCCTTTTCTGTGATCCAGTAAAAAAAGCTTGTGGAGCAGCCCACTCAG GCTGGAAAGGGACACTGCTAGGAGTTTCAATGGCCACAGTAAACACCATGGTATCTGAGTACCAATGTGATATGAAGGATATACTGGTTGTTCTGGGACCATCAGTGGGTCCATGCTGCTTTACCCTAAAACGGGAAGAAGCCAGAGCTTTTCATGACATAGACCCACAATGTGTCCGACAGATTGAGTCCCCAAGACCATATGTTGATATCAGAAGAGCTACTCG TATTCTCCTGGAACGTGGTGGCATTCTGCCTCATAATATTCAAGATGACACCATTGCAGACAAGAGCCAAAATGTCACACTTTGCACCTCCTGCCATCCTGAGAAATTTTTCTCTCATGTTCGAGACGGTGAAAATTTTGGAACACAAATCTGCTTCATAGCCATCAGAGAATAA